The following DNA comes from Phaeobacter inhibens DSM 16374.
GATTTCGGAGGCACCGGCGTTTATGCTGGCGAATACCTTGTCGCAACAAAACACGTGACACCAGATGTCACCGTCACCGGCGGGATCGGATGGGGGCGGCTGGCCGGACGCGGGGGGCAGCGCAATCCGCTGACCGCACTGAATGGGCGGTTTGATACCCGTGAAGATTCAAATGCCGGTGGCATATCGACCACAGGCCAGCTGGATTTCGGCAATTGGTTCCGGGGCGACGCTGCCCTCTTCGGTGGGCTGCGCTGGGATGTGACCCCGCAATGGTCTGTGATGGCGGAATATTCCTCCGACACCTACTCTGCAGAGGCTCAGCGCGGGCTGAGCGATGTTCGCTCCCCTTTCAATATCGGGGCATCCTATCAGTTCGACAATGGCGTGACCCTGGGCGGGTCATATCTGAATGGTTCTGCGCTTGCCCTGCAGCTGAGCTATTCGTTTGACCCGCGCCGCGCCGCAACACCCGGTGGTCAGGGCGCGGCAGCGCCCGCGCTGAAACCAGCCGAACAGGTGGCGGTGGCGAGTTGGAACCTCGCCCAGGGCGGGCCTGATGAACCACAACCTCCCCGCCTGAACGATGTGCTGAAATCCCAGCTGGAGGCAGAGGGCCTTCGGTTGATCAGTTTTGAACGCGAAGGCGCCAGCGCGCGCATCACTGTGGAGAATTTGCGCTACGGCGCGGCGGCGCAAGCGGTTGGGCGCACAACCCGCGTCATGGCCAATACTCTGCCGCGCCATTTGCAGCATTTTGAGGTGACGCTCGCTGAGAACGGGCTGCCCACAACCCGCATCAAAAGCCGGCGTAGCGACCTCTACGAACTGGAGGGTGATCTGGATGAAGCTTGGCGCAGCCTCGCCCGGACTGAGATTGAAGATGCTCCGGACCGCATCGCTGTTGATCAGGAGATAGCCGCCTTTCCCCGCTTCACCTATCGCTTTGGGCCCTATACGCAACTCTCCTTCTTTGATCCGGATGAGCCGCTGCGCTACGAGATCGGCGCGGAGCTGAAAGCCACCTACCAGCCTGCACCCGGCTGGACCTTTGCCGGTCAGTTGCGTCAGCCAGTGATTGGCAACCTTGATGCCTCGGCCCGCCCTTCGAACTCCGTCTTGCCCCGGGTCCGCTCAGACTGGGCGCGCTATGCCTCTGAATCCGACCTGCGTCTCAGCCATTTGACCGCTGACTACAGTTGGCGGCCCGGTCAGGATCTGTTTGCCCGCGTCACAGCAGGCTATCTTGAGCAGATGTTTGGCGGCATCTCAGCGGAGCTGCTCTGGTTTCCGGTTGGCAGCAGCCTCGCGCTTGGAGCGGAGCTGAATTATGCCAGACAGCGGGATTTCGATGTCCAGTTCGGGTTCCAGGACTACGACGTTATGACCGGCCATGCCTCCGTCTACTACAAAACCCGCGGCGATTATCATGTTCAGGTCGATATGGGCCGGTATCTTGCCGGCGACTGGGGCACCACGGTTACGGTTGATCGTGAGTTCAACAACGGCTTCAAAGTCGGCGCATTTGCAACGCTGACAGACGCGTCTTACGAAGAATTTGGCGAGGGTTCCTTTGACAAAGGCATTCGTGTTGAGGTGCCGGTTGCCTGGCTCACCGGAAAACCCTCCCGACGCAGTATCACACAGGTCATCCGCCCAGTTCTGCGGGATGGCGGTGCCCGCCTGAACGTACAGACACGCCTCTATGACAAGGTCCGCGACAGCCGTGGGCGGGCGCTTGCTGCACAATGGGGGCGCTACGCCAGATGATAAACGCGCGACGCCTCCACCGGATCACCCGTGCCATTGCGACCCTCGCCTACCTGAGCACTGGGGCCTGCACGAATGATGAACGCGAGATCCTGACGGCAGAGCAGTTGACACGAGGACTTTCTGAACAGACGACAGCCCGCGCCGCCATACTGGCCAACGCGGGTGCGGAGCGGATGCAGGTCCGATTTCTCAAGACCGGAAGAAGCGGTGTAATGCTGCAGGAGACCCGCCGCGCCGGACTGGTCACCTGGCTGTCTTCCGACGGGGCCAGTCTGCAAACCGATAAGGGGCTGCTGCGCGCGACCCGTGGGTTCGGGGCGGGTTTGATGGCTGTCGACCTGGAGCAATCTCATCGTCGTATTTTTGCACATGCAGAAGGCCCGGCAGAGCGATTTCACAGCTATCTGACCGGCAATGACGAGACCGAGACCCGGACTTATCACTGCGACATCAGGGATCGCGGCAACCGCACGCTGACCATTGCCGGCCAGGACATCACGACCCGCCTGATCGCCGAAAGCTGCGTCAACCCGGACCAGAGCTTTCTGAACCTCTATTGGCTACGAGCAACCGATAACAAGCTCATCCAGAGCCGCCAGTGGACCGGACCGTATCTCGGCACAATGACAACACGGCTGCAGGTGACACCATGACCCGCACCATCCCACCCCGACCGGAGGAAAGACCTTGCGCCTGATTTCCATGATCTGCTGCGCCGCCCTTGCGCTGGCAGGATGTTCAACCGTCTATCGCAGCTCTGATGTCATCCCCGGTGCAGGGGATGGCACACAGGTGCGTGTGGTGCCGCTGACTGGCGAAACCGTAACGCAAGCCAACCGGGCTGCCTACGCCCCGCAATCCCTTCCGGAGGCCTATGCCCGCACCGCCGGAACCGGCGCGGGTGTGTCTGTTCGCGGCGCGGGACGACTGCCAGAGGCGCCATCCACTCAGGAGGGCCTGCGCAATCAACGCCTTGCCCTAAAGCGTCCTCCGGCGGTTCCAGAAATGCCCTATCAGATCGGGGTTGGTGATGTCGTCATGCTGGCAACGCCCACGACACGCAACACCCTGGAAGAGCTGACCGGATTGCTGGCGGCGCAGAACAGCCGCAATGGCTATACCGTACAGGATGACGGATCGGTCAATATTCCCGATGTCGGGCGTGTGCGCATTGCGGGCCTGACGATTGAGGATGCGGAGGAATTGCTGTTCCAGAAACTGGTCGAAGCTCAGTTCGACCCGACTTTCAGCCTCGAAATCGCAGAATTCAACTCGCGCCGCGTCTCCGTTGGCGGAGCCGTTGGAAAACCCGGTGTTCTGCCGATCACCCTGACACCGCTCTACCTCAGCGAAGCGCTGGCCGCTGCGGGCAGCGTGTCCGTAGCGGATATCGACGTGAGCTCTGTCAGGATCTATCGCGACGGTGAACTCTATCAGATCCCGCTTACAGATTTCTACGCCAGCCCCGATCTACAAAACACACGCCTCATCTCCGGCGATGCCGTGTTTGTCGATACGGATTTCAATCTCAACCGCGCTGAGCGCTTCTTTGAACAACAGATACGCCTGAAGCAGACAACGATCGCTGCCCGCGCACAGGAACTGAGCGAGCTGAACACTGCGATCTCCCTGCGCCGCAGTGACTATGCAGAACAGCGCAGCACCTTTGAGGCGCGCGAGGTCCTTGGCGCGAATGACCGTGACTATGTCTATCTGACCGGCGAGGTCGATAAACAGACCCGCTATCCCCTGCCCTATGAACGCCAAGCCTCGCTGGCGGATGCGCTCTATGATGCTGGTGGTGGGATCGCGCGTGAAACCGGTGATGTTTCGCAAGTCTATGTGCTGCGCGCCTCCAGCGACCCGCGTGAATTCGGCGCGGTGACCGCCTGGCATCTGAATGCCAGCAGTGCGGCCAACCTTACACTTGCAACAAAATTCCAGTTGCGACCAGACGATGTGATCTTTGTTGCCGAAAACCCGGTCACCAAATGGGGCCGCACCCTGCGCCAGATCACGCCGTCCCTGATCACAACACCCGTCGCGGCGGCGGTAAACTGATTGGACACACGGCGAAAGGATATCTCATGCGCACGATCCTGAGCTGCGCCCTTGCCCTCCTGCTTATCGCGGGCTCCGGTCTGGCGCAGACTGCAAAGACCTCGGATGACCAATTGGACTGCGAGGATGAGCGCAACGCGGAAGAGGACGACTGTCTCTTGTTCATTGAACCGGTTGCAGGTCAATTTGCGCCAATGATAGCGCCTGCTATCGGTCTTCTGGGTCTGGCGCTGGTCGCAGGCCTCGGCTCCTCAGGCTCGACCAGCACCACAAGCACGGACTAGGGTCAGGGCCCCTAGCCGCGTCCATCTTCAAGGCTCGATCAAGGTCTCGCGCTGCACCAACCAATCTGCCGCCAACCGCAGATCTGCGCGCAGATCCTCCGTCGCACGCTCGCGCAGGTAGCGATCAGGCACCCGAAGCAGATAAGATGGATGCAAAGTGATCAAAACCGGCGTCCCGTCAACGCGGCGCTCAATCGTCCCACGCCGTTGCAGGATATCCTTGCCCGACCCAAGCAATGCCTCCGCCGCTGTCGCGCCTAGCGCAAGGATCAGCTTTGGTTGGACCAGATCCAGTTCAGCCCGGAGCCAAACCTGACAATGGTGGATCTCCGATCCGTTGGGCCGTTGATGCAGTCTCTTGCGGCCTCTGGGCATGAATTTGAAATGTTTCACCGCATTTGTGATATAGGCCGCCTCCCGCGGCAGCCCGGTCTCAGCCGCCAATTGATCAAACAGCTGCCCGGCGGGCCCCACAAATGGCCGCCCCACCAGATCCTCCTGGTCACCGGGTTGTTCGCCGACAATCATCAGATCCGCATCTGTTGGACCTTCACCGGGCACGGCCTGAGTGGCTGGACGATACAAGGGACAGCGAGTGCAGCTGTTGATCGCGGCGGGCAACTCAGCTGCCGGACCCTGCCAATAGGGGTTTGCCTCTGGCAAGCGGGCCTGCACCCGCGCAGCGCGTAACGGTGGCAAGGTTGGTGCAGCTTCCGCCATGGCGCGTGCCCGCGCCGGGGCTGTGGCGATCAACTCTGGAATGGCGGCGGCCTCCGGCATATTCTTCCAGTATTTTTTAGGCATCTCCGACTGCATGGCCTGAACCTTCAGTCGCGCCGGATTGAAGATATTGCGGAAATAGGTGATCCAGAGCTGTTCGCTGGCATCCTGCGGCAGTTCAGGCCGGGGATGGCCGGGCTCAAACCGCAACTCTCCCCCCTCAAATATCGCTGCAACATCCGGTGTCAGTATGCGCCAGTCCATATCGGCAAAGCGCCGGGCAAAGAACGTTGCTGTTGGCTCCACCGTGTGATGTGTCGGCTCGAACCACGCCGCGAAGGACCGGCGCGGCGCATCGGCATCACCCAGTTCACGAAACCGGACGAAGGCTTTCATCTTGTGTTGGCAGCGCGACACAGCTTTTTCCATCTGCCGCAGCCGGGCCAAATCCACATCACCGCGATCACTCATCAGACCACGCGCCCCCCGCAGGCGCCAGAGAAACCCATAGAGCCGGGAAAACCGGCTCGGATCACTGTGCCAGACCACCTTGTCCGCCAGGGCGACAAAGCCGCGCGGCACATGGATGTCGCCATTGGGCGGGGGTCGGGCCTGTGAGGCAAACAGATCCGGCGCCGTGCCGTCGTTGTTCCAGAGGATTGCCTCAGGCGGAATACCCTGCGCCAGAAACCCCCGCGCGGCGCAGCGCCAGGCCTCCGCTGTGCCGATCACAGGCATTTCAGCATGGTACATCAGAACAAGGCCAGCTGTTCTGGTGGCGGTGCAAACTGCGCCCGCAAATCGACGCTGTCCGTCAGCCGACCCGGTGTCCAGCCACCCGCCACGACAAAGGCCCGTGCCTTCTTCATTGAGGCCCCGATGCGCAAAAGATCTTCATATCGCAGCGACCGGTGCCGCCTGGTACTCAGGATGCGGTTCACCGTCTTCACGCCAAACCCCGGCACCCGCAACAACATCTCCCGGCTGGCACGGTTCACATCCAACGGGTACATTTCACGATGGGCCAGCGCCCAGGCTAATTTGGGGTCTATATGGAGATCCAGATTGCCATCCGGCGTCACCGAGGTGATCTCATCAAGCTGGAAATCATAAAACCGCAGTAACCAATCCGCCTGATACAAACGGTGCTCGCGCTGCAATGGCGGGGATATCAACGGCAGCTTGGCCGAGCTGTCGGGGATGGGGGAGAACGCAGAATAATAAACCCGCTTCAGTTTGTAACTGGAATAAAGCCGGGTCGACTGCCCCAGCACCATCGCATCGTTTGAGCCATCCGCCCCGATGATCATCTGCGTGGACTGCCCTGCCGGGGCAAACCGTGGCGGGCGACGGCCCGTATGGCTCCGATCCTTGGCGGCTTCCTTGCGCAAGCGCACATCACCCATTGCCTTGCGGATCTGCCCGGGGTCCTTCTCCGGCGCATGTTCGCGCACTGCCGCATCACTCGGCATCTCGACGTTGATCGACAGGCGATCCGCCAGCAGGCCTGCCTCTGCAATCAGGTCCGGGGCTGCATCCGGAATGGTCTTGAGGTGGATATAGCCGCGAAAATTCTCCTCTTGCCGCAGCTTGCGCGCGATCTGAACCATTTCCGACATCGTCGCGTCCGGGGACCGGATGATCCCTGATGACAGAAACAGACCCTCGATATAGTTGCGCCGGTAGAATTCGATGGTCAGCTTCACAACCTCGTCCACCGTAAACCGTGCGCGCGGTACATTCGAGGACACCCGATTCACACAATATGTGCAATCATAGATGCAGAAGTTGGTCATCAGGATCTTCAGCAGACTGATACAGCGCCCGTCCGGCGCATAGGCGTGGCAGATCCCCGTCCCCTCGTTTGAGCCCAACCCCTTTCCATCGCGTGAGTCGCGTTTGGTTGAGCCTGAAGACGCACAGGAGGCATCATATTTGGCAGCATCACTTAGGATGGCGAGTTTTTGATCCAGTGTCTGTCGAGTCATTTGTTCTATATATGTTCTCATCAGGTGGAAGGCAATCCGAGTTGCAACTCACCCGTCAGCCGATCCGGCAGAAGATCGGCTGCGACCTCACGTCACTGCGATTGCCGGGAACCCAAACGCCGACGCTACGTTGTGCCTGCAAGAGACAGGCAGAGGCATCCCTCTCTGCCGATAGAACGAAAGGCCAATCATGTCCGATACAGTCACAACCGTGAATCCCACCACTGGCAAGACACTCGACACCTATAACGTGCTCAGCGGCAAGGCGCTGGAAGACGCCGTGCAACGCTGCCACGATGCATTTCTGGATTGGCGGCTGACCTCGGTGGAGGATCGCGCAAACACCATCAAAGCAATTGGCGCTGCCCTGCGCGACCGCAAGGATGAGCTTGCTGAACTGATGACGAAAGAAATGGGCAAACTACTGAAGCAGAGCCACCAGGAAATCGATCTCTGCGCAGCGATCTGTGACTATAGCGCGGCCGAAGCGCCCGCTGCTTTCGCACCTGAAGAACGCGATATCGAGGGTGGCGAGAAAGGGCATATCTTCTACTCGCCCATCGGCGTTGTATATGGCATCCAGCCTTGGAACTTTCCCGCCTATCAAGTTGTCCGCTATTCGATTGCGAGCCTGATTGCTGGGAACGGCGTGCTGCTGAAACATGCCTCCAATGTGACCGGCTCGGGTCAGATGCTCCAGGAAATCTATGAGGCAGCGGGCCTCCCGAAGGGCTTGTTTCAGGCGCTGGTGATTTCCCATGATCAATCAGATACTTTGATCAGCCACGATCTGGTGCGCGGTGTTACCCTGACCGGCAGTGATGGCGCGGGCCGTAAGGTCGGTGCCAAGGCCGCAGAGGCCGTGAAGAAAACGGTTCTGGAGCTGGGGTCCAACGATGCCTACATCGTGCTGGAGGATGCCGATATCGATGCCGCCGTCCAGACCTGCGTCACTGGCCGGACCTACAACAATGGTGAGACCTGTATTGCCGCCAAGCGTTTTATCGTGGTGGATGCCATCTACAACCAGTTCCGCGACGCCTATGTCGCGGCGATGAAGCGGGTCACCCCCGGTGATCCGATGGGGGAAGATGCCGACATTGGACCGATGGCACGAAAGGATCTGCGGGACGATCTTCATCAACAAGTGAAAGACAGTCTCGAAGGTGGTGCGAAACTGCTTTGCGGTGGTGAGATGCCCGATACCGATGGGTTCTTCTACCCGGCCACCGTTCTTGAGAATGTGGCCCCCGGTCAACCGGCCTATGATGATGAGCTGTTCGGCCCAGTCGCCGCATTAATCCGCGCGCAGGATGCAGACGACGCCATGCGCATCGCCAATGACAGCCGCTTTGGCCTCGGGGGCGGCATCATGACGAAGGACACTGAGAAGGCGCTTGCCCTCGCCCGCGATTACTTCGACACCGGCATGGTATTCATCAACGGGTTTGGTCTCGCGATCCCCAATATGCCCTTTGGCGGTGTCAAAGATTCCGGTTATGGCCGGGAACACGGTGGCTTCGGCATGAAGGAATTCGTGAACGTGAAATCAGTCATGGTGATGGGCTAACCACATGAGGGCCGCCTG
Coding sequences within:
- a CDS encoding YjbH domain-containing protein, with translation MRVHAILLIGCLSTLSGPLGAIRAPAQTLSTYGTPGLVDMPTAEVLPDGTLALTTSNFDNTSRNTLMFQMLPNVYGSFRYSFLRDFDAGVGLSRYDRSFDVHFQLRRETAAGPAIALGLRDFGGTGVYAGEYLVATKHVTPDVTVTGGIGWGRLAGRGGQRNPLTALNGRFDTREDSNAGGISTTGQLDFGNWFRGDAALFGGLRWDVTPQWSVMAEYSSDTYSAEAQRGLSDVRSPFNIGASYQFDNGVTLGGSYLNGSALALQLSYSFDPRRAATPGGQGAAAPALKPAEQVAVASWNLAQGGPDEPQPPRLNDVLKSQLEAEGLRLISFEREGASARITVENLRYGAAAQAVGRTTRVMANTLPRHLQHFEVTLAENGLPTTRIKSRRSDLYELEGDLDEAWRSLARTEIEDAPDRIAVDQEIAAFPRFTYRFGPYTQLSFFDPDEPLRYEIGAELKATYQPAPGWTFAGQLRQPVIGNLDASARPSNSVLPRVRSDWARYASESDLRLSHLTADYSWRPGQDLFARVTAGYLEQMFGGISAELLWFPVGSSLALGAELNYARQRDFDVQFGFQDYDVMTGHASVYYKTRGDYHVQVDMGRYLAGDWGTTVTVDREFNNGFKVGAFATLTDASYEEFGEGSFDKGIRVEVPVAWLTGKPSRRSITQVIRPVLRDGGARLNVQTRLYDKVRDSRGRALAAQWGRYAR
- a CDS encoding YjbF family lipoprotein; translated protein: MINARRLHRITRAIATLAYLSTGACTNDEREILTAEQLTRGLSEQTTARAAILANAGAERMQVRFLKTGRSGVMLQETRRAGLVTWLSSDGASLQTDKGLLRATRGFGAGLMAVDLEQSHRRIFAHAEGPAERFHSYLTGNDETETRTYHCDIRDRGNRTLTIAGQDITTRLIAESCVNPDQSFLNLYWLRATDNKLIQSRQWTGPYLGTMTTRLQVTP
- a CDS encoding polysaccharide biosynthesis/export family protein; this translates as MRLISMICCAALALAGCSTVYRSSDVIPGAGDGTQVRVVPLTGETVTQANRAAYAPQSLPEAYARTAGTGAGVSVRGAGRLPEAPSTQEGLRNQRLALKRPPAVPEMPYQIGVGDVVMLATPTTRNTLEELTGLLAAQNSRNGYTVQDDGSVNIPDVGRVRIAGLTIEDAEELLFQKLVEAQFDPTFSLEIAEFNSRRVSVGGAVGKPGVLPITLTPLYLSEALAAAGSVSVADIDVSSVRIYRDGELYQIPLTDFYASPDLQNTRLISGDAVFVDTDFNLNRAERFFEQQIRLKQTTIAARAQELSELNTAISLRRSDYAEQRSTFEAREVLGANDRDYVYLTGEVDKQTRYPLPYERQASLADALYDAGGGIARETGDVSQVYVLRASSDPREFGAVTAWHLNASSAANLTLATKFQLRPDDVIFVAENPVTKWGRTLRQITPSLITTPVAAAVN
- a CDS encoding UdgX family uracil-DNA binding protein (This protein belongs to the uracil DNA glycosylase superfamily, members of which act in excision repair of DNA. However, it belongs more specifically to UdgX branch, whose founding member was found to bind uracil in DNA (where it does not belong), without cleaving it, appears to promote DNA repair by a pathway involving RecA, rather than base excision.); the protein is MYHAEMPVIGTAEAWRCAARGFLAQGIPPEAILWNNDGTAPDLFASQARPPPNGDIHVPRGFVALADKVVWHSDPSRFSRLYGFLWRLRGARGLMSDRGDVDLARLRQMEKAVSRCQHKMKAFVRFRELGDADAPRRSFAAWFEPTHHTVEPTATFFARRFADMDWRILTPDVAAIFEGGELRFEPGHPRPELPQDASEQLWITYFRNIFNPARLKVQAMQSEMPKKYWKNMPEAAAIPELIATAPARARAMAEAAPTLPPLRAARVQARLPEANPYWQGPAAELPAAINSCTRCPLYRPATQAVPGEGPTDADLMIVGEQPGDQEDLVGRPFVGPAGQLFDQLAAETGLPREAAYITNAVKHFKFMPRGRKRLHQRPNGSEIHHCQVWLRAELDLVQPKLILALGATAAEALLGSGKDILQRRGTIERRVDGTPVLITLHPSYLLRVPDRYLRERATEDLRADLRLAADWLVQRETLIEP
- a CDS encoding putative DNA modification/repair radical SAM protein; its protein translation is MTRQTLDQKLAILSDAAKYDASCASSGSTKRDSRDGKGLGSNEGTGICHAYAPDGRCISLLKILMTNFCIYDCTYCVNRVSSNVPRARFTVDEVVKLTIEFYRRNYIEGLFLSSGIIRSPDATMSEMVQIARKLRQEENFRGYIHLKTIPDAAPDLIAEAGLLADRLSINVEMPSDAAVREHAPEKDPGQIRKAMGDVRLRKEAAKDRSHTGRRPPRFAPAGQSTQMIIGADGSNDAMVLGQSTRLYSSYKLKRVYYSAFSPIPDSSAKLPLISPPLQREHRLYQADWLLRFYDFQLDEITSVTPDGNLDLHIDPKLAWALAHREMYPLDVNRASREMLLRVPGFGVKTVNRILSTRRHRSLRYEDLLRIGASMKKARAFVVAGGWTPGRLTDSVDLRAQFAPPPEQLALF
- a CDS encoding NAD-dependent succinate-semialdehyde dehydrogenase: MSDTVTTVNPTTGKTLDTYNVLSGKALEDAVQRCHDAFLDWRLTSVEDRANTIKAIGAALRDRKDELAELMTKEMGKLLKQSHQEIDLCAAICDYSAAEAPAAFAPEERDIEGGEKGHIFYSPIGVVYGIQPWNFPAYQVVRYSIASLIAGNGVLLKHASNVTGSGQMLQEIYEAAGLPKGLFQALVISHDQSDTLISHDLVRGVTLTGSDGAGRKVGAKAAEAVKKTVLELGSNDAYIVLEDADIDAAVQTCVTGRTYNNGETCIAAKRFIVVDAIYNQFRDAYVAAMKRVTPGDPMGEDADIGPMARKDLRDDLHQQVKDSLEGGAKLLCGGEMPDTDGFFYPATVLENVAPGQPAYDDELFGPVAALIRAQDADDAMRIANDSRFGLGGGIMTKDTEKALALARDYFDTGMVFINGFGLAIPNMPFGGVKDSGYGREHGGFGMKEFVNVKSVMVMG